In a single window of the Bacillus clarus genome:
- a CDS encoding YjcZ family sporulation protein, translating to MSNNYYNSFTLMIVLFILLIIVRASCTVDPIDPGFSKNLYNTILSLYSLGRNIRTKSFILS from the coding sequence ATGAGCAATAATTATTATAATTCCTTCACTTTAATGATAGTCTTATTTATTCTTCTTATTATTGTGAGGGCTTCTTGTACTGTAGATCCAATAGATCCTGGTTTTTCTAAAAACCTATATAATACCATTTTATCTTTATACTCCTTAGGGCGCAATATTAGGACAAAATCATTTATATTATCTTAA
- a CDS encoding YlmC/YmxH family sporulation protein produces MRLSELSGKEIVDLERAEKMGVLGHADLEINERDGKIQALIIPVGKWGGFKREQQEVRVEWSRIKKIGHDMILFDFE; encoded by the coding sequence ATGCGTTTAAGTGAATTAAGCGGAAAAGAAATTGTAGATCTTGAAAGAGCGGAAAAAATGGGGGTTTTAGGCCATGCGGATTTAGAAATTAATGAGAGAGACGGGAAAATTCAAGCACTTATTATCCCTGTTGGCAAATGGGGTGGATTTAAAAGAGAACAGCAAGAAGTTAGGGTAGAGTGGAGCCGAATTAAGAAGATTGGGCATGATATGATTCTTTTTGATTTCGAATAA